TGTTCCCGCTGGTCTGCATCTTCAACGTTCCGTTCGTGGTCTATGCGCTGCTGGCATGGTTTCAGCCTTCGAGTCCCGTGTTGATCTGCGCAGCCATCGTGTTCGAATATTTCAGTTACGGATTTGGCTTCGTGGGGCTTACACTCTTTATTATGCAGCAGGTGGCGCCTGGTTCGCACCAGATGGCTCACTATGCTTTCGGGTCGTCGCTTGCCAACCTTGGCGTGATGCTTCCGGGTATGATCAGCGGCTGGCTCTGCGACAGCTTGGGCGGTTATCACTACTTCTTCATGTGGGCGCTGCTGGCCACGGTTCCCGCCTTCCTGCTTGCCGCGCGCATTCCCTTCACCTATCCCGATACTGAAGAGGTGACAGCCGAGGAGGTCGACAAAGAATTGATCAACGAATGAAAAGATCCCGTGCGACGATGGACAACAACCTGAAGATCGTAGGTCCGGCCATGTCAGATCTGCCGTGGAAGATCGTCCTGCCGGCGCAGAGCGTTATCCTGCCGCTATTGCCTCCGCTGCCATCCTGTTTGCCGCAGTCTTTCCGCAACCATGCAGGCTGGGAGCCTTTATCGGGCTGCCCTTTTGGGGAGAGCCATGTCAATAGTAGCGGGCGACCTCTTTGAGTTGCGGATCGCGTGCCATGTCGTTGGGATTCGTTCCGGGAATATCCTGGGGAATCTCCTCTCCCAATCCGGCAAACAGTTCTGCCCAGAACCGGGGTAACGATCCGTCTGCCGCGCGGAAATTCATCGGCCGGGCCGGAAATCGTCTGCTGCCGTCCGGGGCGAGGTAGCTTTCCCATACCAGTTCGCTGCAATACATCTTGCCGTTGTCCGGTCGGAACGAGTAATCGTAGGGCTGTCCGATGAATTTTCGCGCCCGCTCTATCGCTGCCGCGACGCCCGTCGTGTCGCGCAGACGCATTACCGTAACCGCAGGCCGTCCGTCGATTCGGGCGGAGCGTGCCAGAAAATCGCCCAGGGCCGTGACCCGCACGCCGCCGTCGCTCGTGGCCTCCAGTACCGAATCGACCCCGCGCGACCGCACCGCTATGCCTACGTGCGAGTAGTTCAGTTGTCGCTCTTTGCCTGTCGCGGCAGTGATCGCTCCGGTCATTTCCGATGTTTCTCCGACCTGAAACAACAAATCTCCCGGGTGTAGACAAGGGGCGTTTCGGGCGCAGGAAAAGCCGCACAGTAATATACCTATATATAATAACGATCGCATGGGTATTGTTTTGAAATTGTTTCTGCAAAGATATTAAAATATTTTTACAACTAACTCGCTGATCCATAATCGGGTGAGAAAAAGGCGTGAAAATTGTCGAAAAAAAGTCCCGGAATTATTTGGAAGTTGCCTGGAAAAGTCCTTATCTTTGCACCCGCTTCGAGAGAGAAACACCGCTCGAAAGCGACAAAAACAGGTTCTGAAAAATTTTGAAAAAAGTTCCGAAATCCTTTGGAGATTCAGAAAAATGACTTACCTTTGCACCCGCTTCGAATGCAACACACGGTTCGAAACGATGCGAAAAAAGGTTCTGAAAAAATTCTGAAAAATTCTTTCAAAAAGATTTGGTGGTTCGAAAATAAACACTTATCTTTGCACCACTTTCCGCTGAAAAATCGCGGTCAGAACAGCGGGAGAGGCCGAAAGGCAGACCCCGGAGAAATAAAAGAAATTGTTCTTATAGTAATATATTGAACAGCGTTCTTTGAAGTATTTGAGCAGCTAAAAGTTTTTTCCACTCTTGCAAGAGAGTGATTTCAAACAATACCTTTGAGATTAGAGCTAAAGATTTATAACAAAACATTTTTTTACAATGGAGAGTTTGATCCTGGCTCAGGATGAACGCTAGCGGCAGGCCTAACACATGCAAGTCGAGGGGCAGCACGGTGTAGCAATACACTGGTGGCGACCGGCGCACGGGTGCGTAACGCGTATGCAACCTACCCATAACAGGGGGATAACACTGAGAAATTGGTACTAATACCCCATAACATCAGGACCGGCATCGGTTCTGGTTGAAAACTCCGGTGGTTATGGATGGGCATGCGTTGTATTAGCTGGTTGGTGAGGTAACGGCTCACCAAGGCAACGATACATAGGGGGACTGAGAGGTTAACCCCCACATTGGTACTGAGACACGGACCAAACTCCTACGGGAGGCAGCAGTGAGGAATATTGGTCAATGGACGCAAGTCTGAACCAGCCATGCCGCGTGCAGGAAGACGGCTCTATGAGTTGTAAACTGCTTTTGTACGAGGGTAAACGCTCTTACGTGTAAGAGCCTGAAAGTATCGTACGAATAAGGATCGGCTAACTCCGTGCCAGCAGCCGCGGTAATACGGAGGATCCAAGCGTTATCCGGATTTATTGGGTTTAAAGGGTGCGTAGGCGGTTTGATAAGTTAGAGGTGAAATACCGGTGCTTAACACCGGAACTGCCTCTAATACTGTTGAACTAGAGAGTAGTTGCGGTAGGCGGAATGTATGGTGTAGCGGTGAAATGCTTAGAGATCATACAGAACACCGATTGCGAAGGCAGCTTACCAAACTATATCTGACGTTGAGGCACGAAAGCGTGGGGAGCAAACAGGATTAGATACCCTGGTAGTCCACGCAGTAAACGATGATAACTCGCTGTCGGCGATACACAGTCGGCGGCTAAGCGAAAGCGATAAGTTATCCACCTGGGGAGTACGTTCGCAAGAATGAAACTCAAAGGAATTGACGGGGGCCCGCACAAGCGGAGGAACATGTGGTTTAATTCGATGATACGCGAGGAACCTTACCCGGGCTTGAAAGTTACTGACGATTCTGGAAACAGGATTTCCCTTCGGGGCAGGAAAGCAGGTGCTGCATGGTTGTCGTCAGCTCGTGCCGTGAGGTGTCGGGTTAAGTCCCATAACGAGCGCAACCCCTACCGTTAGTTGCCATCAGGTCAAGCTGGGCACTCTGGCGGGACTGCCGGTGTAAGCCGAGAGGAAGGTGGGGATGACGTCAAATCAGCACGGCCCTTACGTCCGGGGCTACACACGTGTTACAATGGTAGGTACAGAGGGCAGCTACCCAGTGATGGGATGCGAATCTCGAAAGCCTATCTCAGTTCGGATCGGAGGCTGAAACCCGCCTCCGTGAAGTTGGATTCGCTAGTAATCGCGCATCAGCCATGGCGCGGTGAATACGTTCCCGGGCCTTGTACACACCGCCCGTCAAGCCATGGAAGCTGGGGGTGCCTGAAGTTCGTGACCGCAAGGAGCGACCTAGGGCAAAACCGGTGACTGGGGCTAAGTCGTAACAAGGTAGCCGTACCGGAAGGTGCGGCTGGAACACCTCCTTTCTGGAGCCTTGTTTCAAAGGTAAATTTAGCTGCTCACTTCAAAGAAACGTTACAACAGCACCGCTTTAGGCGTAGGTTCGAACCGAGTGCTGTTCACAGCGAAGCGATTCGCGACGTTCATTGACATATTTAAGGAGATGAGATAAAGTTCTCACGCGGGAATAGGCTGTGTGAGAAGTTGTAAGAAAGTAAATAAGGGCGTATGGGGAATGCCTAGGCTCTTGGAGGCGAAGAAAGACGTGGTAAGCTGCGAAAAGCTCCGGGGATTTGCAAACAAGATTTGATCCGGAGATTTCTGAATGGGACAACCCGTCAGGTAGAAGACCTGACACATCGTAAGATGGGCCAACCCTCTGAACTGAAACATCTTAGTAGGAGGAGGAAAAGAAAGAAATATCGATTTCCTGAGTAGCGGCGAGCGAAAGGGAAAAAGCCTAAACCGGTATTGTTACGGCAATGCCGGGGTTGTAGGACTGCAACATTCAAGTAACAATGAACTGGAACGATCTGGAAAGTTCGTCCATAGAGGGTGAAAGGCCCGTACAGGTAAGTTCGTTATGCGATAGCAGTATCCTGAGTAGGGCGGGACACGAGGAATCCTGTCTGAATCTGCCGGGACCACCCGGTAAGGCTAAATACTCCCAAGAGACCGATAGTGAACCAGTACCGTGAGGGAAAGGTGAAAAGAACCCCGAACAGGGGAGTGAAATAGAACCTGAAACCATACGCTTACAACCGGTCGGAGCAGCTTCGTGCTGTGACGGCGTGCCTATTGAATAATGAGCCTACGAGTTACTAATCACTGGCGAGGTTAAGTGCACGGATGCACGGAGCCGAAGCGAAAGCGAGTCTGAACAGGGCGGCTAGTCAGTGGTTGTAGACGCGAAACCTTGCGATCTACCCTTGAGCAGGTTGAAGGTTGGGTAAAACCAACTGGAGGACCGAACGAATAAGCGTTGAAAAGCTTCTCGATGACTTGAGGGTAGGGGTGAAAGGCTAATCAAGCTGGGAAATAGCTCGTACTCCCCGAAATGCCTTTAGGGGCAGCGTTGTAATTAAGAGTCTACTGGAGGTAGAGCTACTGATTGGATGCGGGGGCTTCACCGCCTACCAAATCCTGACAAACTCCGAATGCCAGTAGTATGATTTACAGCAGTGAGCGACCGGGTGCTAATGTCCGGTTACGAGAGTGGAACAACACAGACCAGCAACTAAGGTCCCGAAGAGTATACTAAGTTGATCTAACGATGTTTTGCTGCAGAGACAGCTAGGATGTTAGCTTGGAAGCAGCTATTCATTCAAAGAGTGCGTAACAGCTCACTAGTCGAGCGGCAAAGCGTGGATAATAAACGGGCATCAAGTATACCACCGAAGTTCTGGGCACGAGAGTGCGGTAGGGGAGCATTCCATTGACGTCGAAGCCATTCCGCGAGGATAGGTGGAGTTTATGGAAAAGCAAATGTAGGCATGAGTAACGATAATGCGGGAGAGTAACCCGCACACCGCAAGACCAAGGTTTCCTGATCAACGCTAATCGGATCAGGGTTAGTCGGGTCCTAAGGGTAAGCCGAACGGTGATCTCGATGGACAATCGGTTAATATTCCGATACTAACATATACCTCGATGGAGAGACGAAGGAACGTAAGTGACGCCGCCTGACGGAATAGGTGGTTAAAGGGCGTAGGTATAGGGACAGATTAAGAGTTAGTCCTTGCTGAAACCCGACAGTACGGAGCGGCTACGGCCAATCTGATAGTTCACCCAAGTCGACTTCCGAGAAAATCTTCTAAGTTATAGTATATGTTACCCGTACCGTAAACCGACACAGGTGGTCGAGGAGAGTATCCTAAGGTGCTCGAGTGAATCACGGTTAAGGAACTAGGCAAATTAACCCCGTAACTTCGGGAAAGGGGTCCCTACGCGAGTAGGGCGCAGCGAAGAGGTCCAGGCGACTGTTTATCAAAAACACAGGGCTCTGCAAATTCGAAAGAAGACGTATAGGGCCTGACACCTGCCCGGTGCTGGAAGGTTAAGAGGGGATGTCATCGCAAGAGAAGCATTGAATCGAAGCCCCAGTAAACGGCGGCCGTAACTATAACGGTCCTAAGGTAGCGAAATTCCTTGTCGGGTAAGTTCCGACCTGCACGAATGGTGTAACGATCTGGACACTGTCTCAACCGTGAGCTCGGTGAAATTGTAGTCCCGGTGATGATGCCGGGTACCCGCAACGGGACGAAAAGACCCCGTGAACCTTTACTATAGCTTAACGCTGAATTTGGGTACACAATGTGTAGGATAGGCCGGAGACATTGAAGCGGGTACGCCAGTATTCGTGGAGTCAACGTTGAAATACGGCCCTTTGTGTACTTGGATTCTAACCCTTGATAGGGGACACCGTTTGGTGGGTAGTTTGACTGGGGTGGTCGCCTCCAAAAGCGTAACGGAGGCTTCCCAAGGTACCCTCAGCACGAATGGTAACCGTGCGCAGAGTGCAATAGCATAAGGGTGCTTGACTGTGAGACTTACAAGTCGACCAGGTGCGAAAGCAGGGTATAGTGATCCGGTGGTTCTGTGTGGACTGGCCATCGCTCAAAGGATAAAAGGTACTCCGGGGATAACAGGCTGATCGCCGCCAAGAGCTCATATCGACGCGGCGGTTTGGCACCTCGATGTCGGCTCGTCACATCCTGGGGCTGGAGAAGGTCCCAAGGGTTCGGCTGTTCGCCGATTAAAGTGGCACGCGAGCTGGGTTCAGAACGTCGTGAGACAGTTCGGTCTCTATCTGTTGCGGGCGTAGGAAAATTGAGGGGTCCTGACTTTAGTACGAGAGGACCGAGTTGGACGAACCTCCGGTGTATCGGTTATGCTGCCAAGTGTACCGCCGAGTAGCCGCGTTCGGTTTGGATAAGCGCTGAAAGCATCTAAGCGCGAAGCCATCCCCAAGATAAGTTTTCCCTTGAGGGGCGTAGGAGACTACTACGTTGATAGGCTGCAGGTGTAAAGACAGTAATGTCAAAGCCGAGCAGTACTAATTACCCGAACGACTTTTTTGCAGCAATTCTTTATCTCATTTCCCGAATATGTCAACTCTTACCGAGTGCGACGGATTGTGATGATCTAAAAGCATCACTCGCACGGCTTCGATATATTGAAGCATAGGTTCTTTTAGGTGGTTATAGCAGTGAGGTTCCACCTCTTCCCATTCCGAACAGAGAAGTTAAGCTCACTTACGCCGATGGTACTGCGGTTTTCCCGTGGGAGAGTAGGTAGCCGCCTCTTCAAGGTCAGATCGTAAGGTCTGACCTTTTTTTTGTGCCTAAACCCTTCCTTACCAGGAGGGGTTTTTGTCTTGGAGGGGGGCAGCGCAATTTACAGGGGGAGCGAAGACGCAATGTTCGCCGCCCGACACGGAGTTCGATGCCGGATATTTTCGGGAGGGGGGGGGAAGACCGTTTTTCTTAAAGCGGCGTTTGGGGTGCGTTATTTCTCCCGTTCTGCGAGGTATTCGTCGAGCGTGATCGGAGACGGGCGTTTGTGGCCGGTGCGAAGCTGAAGCTCACGGCCAAGACTTTCCTGGCCGCGGAGCGACGCATTCCAGGACTCGGGAACGGGGTGTTGCAGGGCATTCTATTTCAGGCGTGCATCTACCTCAAACGCATGTTCGCCGCGCTGGATGAAGGGGTAGCCGAACGGCTTTTCGGGACATCGTTAAGCTTCGTTCGAAAAATACCGCCATGTGCGCCACCGGCTGTGCAGGCCGCAATGCGGGCAG
This Alistipes shahii WAL 8301 DNA region includes the following protein-coding sequences:
- a CDS encoding YiiX/YebB-like N1pC/P60 family cysteine hydrolase, with the translated sequence MRSLLYIGILLCGFSCARNAPCLHPGDLLFQVGETSEMTGAITAATGKERQLNYSHVGIAVRSRGVDSVLEATSDGGVRVTALGDFLARSARIDGRPAVTVMRLRDTTGVAAAIERARKFIGQPYDYSFRPDNGKMYCSELVWESYLAPDGSRRFPARPMNFRAADGSLPRFWAELFAGLGEEIPQDIPGTNPNDMARDPQLKEVARYY